In Aliarcobacter faecis, a genomic segment contains:
- a CDS encoding tetratricopeptide repeat protein translates to MTRILKPLTLTFMLLFLAACSNTKVIEAVGNEQEIANECRNQNFNVELDCYDLIAHKNSFAQLRLGIDAQYKGNFKEAMNRFEIAKKQKNFYANALIAELYINGFGVEMDDKKAISLLKETRKLDPIAAYKLSLFYLKDNEIKDAIELLEFAGENGVRDAQSQLQILYSNSQYIDPDFEKSIYWQSKLDENNKDFIKEIYGR, encoded by the coding sequence ATGACTAGAATTTTAAAACCATTAACACTTACTTTTATGCTACTTTTTTTAGCTGCTTGTTCAAATACAAAGGTAATTGAAGCAGTAGGAAATGAGCAAGAAATTGCAAATGAGTGTAGAAATCAGAATTTTAATGTAGAACTAGATTGTTATGATTTAATTGCCCATAAAAATAGTTTTGCACAATTAAGATTAGGTATTGATGCCCAATATAAAGGTAACTTTAAAGAGGCAATGAATAGATTTGAAATAGCAAAAAAACAGAAAAACTTTTATGCAAATGCCTTAATTGCAGAGCTTTATATAAATGGTTTTGGTGTTGAAATGGATGATAAAAAAGCAATTTCTCTTTTAAAAGAGACAAGAAAATTAGACCCAATAGCAGCTTATAAACTATCACTTTTTTATTTAAAGGATAATGAAATAAAAGATGCAATTGAGCTTTTAGAATTTGCTGGTGAGAATGGGGTAAGAGATGCACAAAGTCAATTACAAATTCTTTATTCAAATTCTCAATATATTGATCCTGATTTTGAAAAGAGTATATATTGGCAATCAAAATTAGATGAAAATAATAAAGATTTTATAAAAGAGA